A region from the Cryptosporangium arvum DSM 44712 genome encodes:
- the trpA gene encoding tryptophan synthase subunit alpha, giving the protein MSRVREEQTAQTSVSAVFSTAKAENRGVLVGYLPVGFPDVPGSLDAMKAMVDAGVDVVEVGVPYSDPVMDGPTIQAAAEQALRGGVRVKDVFKAVEAVASAGAPALVMTYWNPVEKYGVERFAADLSSAGGAGLITPDLIPDEAEPWLAASEQHGLDRVFLVAPSSTAARIASTVAVCRGFVYATAVMGVTGARESTSAAAQPLVERVRSATDLPVGIGLGVSTGAQAAEVAGYADGVIVGSALVRCLLDASDRAAGLRAISELSADLAAGVRRR; this is encoded by the coding sequence ATGAGCCGCGTGCGCGAAGAGCAGACAGCGCAGACGAGCGTCTCCGCGGTGTTCTCCACGGCGAAGGCCGAGAACCGCGGTGTGCTCGTCGGCTACCTGCCGGTCGGGTTCCCCGACGTGCCCGGCTCCCTGGACGCGATGAAGGCCATGGTCGACGCCGGGGTCGACGTCGTCGAGGTCGGCGTGCCGTACTCCGACCCGGTGATGGACGGGCCGACGATCCAGGCCGCGGCCGAGCAGGCGCTGCGGGGCGGCGTCCGGGTGAAGGACGTGTTCAAGGCCGTCGAGGCGGTCGCGTCCGCCGGCGCCCCGGCGCTGGTGATGACGTACTGGAACCCGGTGGAGAAGTACGGCGTCGAGCGGTTCGCCGCCGATCTGTCGTCGGCCGGGGGAGCGGGGCTGATCACCCCCGACCTCATTCCCGACGAGGCCGAGCCGTGGCTGGCGGCGTCCGAGCAGCACGGGCTCGACCGCGTGTTCCTGGTGGCGCCGTCGTCGACGGCGGCGCGGATCGCGTCGACGGTCGCGGTGTGCCGCGGGTTCGTCTACGCCACCGCGGTGATGGGGGTGACCGGCGCGCGTGAGTCCACCAGCGCGGCGGCCCAGCCTCTGGTCGAGCGGGTGCGTTCGGCCACCGACCTGCCCGTCGGTATCGGCCTCGGGGTCTCCACCGGCGCCCAGGCCGCCGAGGTGGCCGGGTACGCCGACGGGGTGATCGTGGGGTCGGCCCTGGTGCGCTGCCTGCTCGACGCGTCCGATCGCGCCGCGGGTCTGCGCGCGATCTCGGAGCTCTCGGCCGATCTGGCCGCCGGGGTCCGGCGCCGCTGA
- the trpC gene encoding indole-3-glycerol phosphate synthase TrpC, translating to MTSALDEILVGVRADLADRESRVPFERVKELAAAAKPARDAWAALRAPGVGVIAEVKRASPSRGTIADIPDPAALAGDYEAGGARCISVLTERHRFGGSLEDLDAVRAKVDVPVLRKDFIVSTYQVHEARAHGADLVLLIVAALEQNRLTGLLERVESLGMTALVEVHTEEEASRALEAGARVIGVNARDLKTLEVDRSVFERIAPGLPSQIVKIAESGVRGPHDLISYAAAGADAVLVGEGLVTDRSPRQAVADLVTAGSHPATPRSPR from the coding sequence ATGACGAGCGCGCTTGACGAGATTCTGGTCGGCGTCCGAGCCGACCTTGCTGACCGCGAGAGCCGCGTACCGTTCGAACGGGTCAAGGAACTCGCCGCGGCCGCGAAGCCGGCACGCGATGCCTGGGCTGCGCTGCGCGCGCCAGGCGTCGGCGTGATCGCCGAGGTGAAGCGTGCTTCGCCTTCACGCGGAACGATCGCCGACATTCCTGACCCGGCCGCGCTGGCCGGCGACTACGAGGCCGGCGGCGCCCGCTGCATCAGCGTCCTCACCGAGCGGCACCGCTTCGGCGGTTCGCTGGAGGACCTGGACGCGGTCCGCGCGAAGGTCGACGTACCGGTGCTGCGCAAAGACTTCATCGTCTCGACGTACCAGGTCCACGAGGCACGCGCCCACGGCGCCGATCTCGTGCTGCTGATCGTCGCGGCGCTGGAGCAGAACCGCCTCACCGGCCTGCTGGAGCGCGTCGAGTCGCTCGGGATGACCGCGCTCGTCGAGGTCCACACCGAGGAGGAGGCCAGCCGCGCGCTGGAGGCCGGCGCCCGGGTGATCGGTGTCAACGCGCGTGACCTCAAGACACTCGAGGTCGACCGGTCGGTGTTCGAGCGCATCGCGCCGGGGCTGCCGTCGCAGATCGTGAAGATCGCCGAGTCCGGCGTCCGCGGTCCGCACGACCTGATCTCCTACGCCGCGGCCGGTGCCGACGCGGTGCTGGTGGGCGAGGGCCTGGTCACCGACCGCAGCCCCCGCCAGGCGGTCGCCGATCTGGTGACCGCGGGCTCGCACCCGGCCACGCCGCGGAGCCCGCGCTAA
- the trpB gene encoding tryptophan synthase subunit beta gives MTVMPDKTGHFGRFGGRFVPEALIAALDELDAEYTRAQADPAFRAELKHLLDDYAGRPSRLYDATRFSEAAGARILLKREDLNHTGAHKVNNVLGQALLTRRMGKKRIIAETGAGQHGVASATAAALFGLECTVYMGEVDTERQALNVARMELLGSTVVPVKSGSRTLKDAMNEAFRDWVTNVDTTHYLIGSVGGPHPFPLIVRDFQKIIGEEAREQTLALTGQLPTAVCACVGGGSNAIGIFHAFLDDADVRLFGFEAGGDGVDTGLHAAAITGGSPGVLHGARSFVLQNEDGQTIESHSISAGLDYPGVGPEHAHLHDIGRVDYRPATDAEAMEAFRLLCRTEGIIPAIESAHALAGALRVAKELGPDATILVNLSGRGDKDVATAGRWFGLLDERDLEASEGR, from the coding sequence ATGACCGTAATGCCCGACAAAACTGGACACTTTGGTCGTTTCGGTGGTCGTTTCGTCCCGGAAGCCCTGATTGCGGCTCTCGACGAACTCGATGCCGAATACACCAGGGCGCAGGCCGACCCGGCCTTCCGGGCCGAGCTCAAGCACCTGCTCGACGACTACGCCGGCCGCCCGAGCCGTCTCTACGACGCGACCCGCTTCTCCGAAGCGGCCGGTGCACGCATCCTGCTCAAGCGCGAAGACCTGAACCACACCGGCGCCCACAAGGTGAACAACGTTCTCGGTCAGGCGTTGCTCACCCGCCGGATGGGCAAGAAGCGCATCATCGCCGAGACCGGCGCCGGCCAGCACGGCGTCGCGTCGGCCACCGCGGCCGCGCTGTTCGGCCTCGAGTGCACCGTCTACATGGGTGAGGTCGACACCGAGCGCCAGGCGCTCAACGTCGCCCGCATGGAGTTGCTCGGCTCGACCGTGGTCCCGGTCAAGTCCGGCAGCCGCACGCTCAAGGACGCGATGAACGAGGCGTTCCGCGACTGGGTCACCAACGTCGACACCACGCACTACCTGATCGGTTCGGTCGGCGGCCCGCACCCGTTCCCGCTGATCGTGCGCGACTTCCAGAAGATCATCGGCGAGGAGGCCCGCGAGCAGACGCTGGCCCTCACCGGCCAGTTGCCCACCGCCGTCTGCGCGTGCGTCGGCGGCGGCTCGAACGCCATCGGCATCTTCCACGCTTTCCTCGACGACGCCGACGTGCGGCTCTTCGGCTTCGAGGCCGGGGGCGACGGTGTCGACACCGGTCTGCACGCCGCCGCGATCACCGGCGGCTCGCCGGGCGTCCTGCACGGGGCGCGGTCGTTCGTGCTGCAGAACGAGGACGGCCAGACGATCGAGTCGCACTCGATCTCGGCCGGCTTGGACTACCCGGGCGTCGGGCCGGAACACGCGCACCTGCACGACATCGGCCGGGTCGACTACCGGCCGGCCACCGACGCCGAGGCGATGGAGGCGTTCCGCCTGCTCTGCCGCACCGAGGGCATCATTCCGGCGATCGAGAGCGCCCACGCGCTGGCCGGCGCGCTGCGGGTCGCGAAGGAACTCGGCCCCGACGCCACGATCCTGGTGAACCTCTCCGGGCGCGGCGACAAGGACGTGGCCACGGCGGGCCGGTGGTTCGGTCTGCTCGACGAGCGCGACCTCGAGGCGAGTGAGGGCCGATGA
- the lgt gene encoding prolipoprotein diacylglyceryl transferase, which produces MTALASLPSPTTSVWHLGPIPLRAYALCILAGVLVAVWVSDRRLRARGGPPGMIVDIAVWAVPFGIIGARVYHVITSPDHYFGANGQPLDAFKIWEGGLGVWGSIAGGALGAWIACRRSGLPLMVLGDVVAPGLVLAQGVGRWGNWFNNELFGRETSLPWGLEVHRMGADGRAVDVEPGLYHPTFLYESLWCIGVAVLLIVAERRWRLGGGRVFALYVMGYTAGRGWIEHLRIDEAHHVLGLRLNEWTALVCFIGGLIWFLARRGIAPARLEYTDDGRIVVLDPDAQPATEVDDDEEPVAAEPATDEEDPEQPGLASAGKTETEAKPERD; this is translated from the coding sequence GTGACCGCCCTCGCCTCGCTCCCGAGCCCGACGACAAGCGTGTGGCACCTCGGACCGATCCCGCTCCGGGCGTACGCGCTGTGCATCCTGGCCGGGGTGCTGGTCGCGGTGTGGGTGTCCGATCGCCGGCTGCGGGCCCGGGGCGGCCCGCCCGGCATGATCGTCGACATCGCGGTCTGGGCGGTGCCGTTCGGCATCATCGGCGCGCGGGTCTACCACGTCATCACGTCGCCGGATCACTACTTCGGCGCCAACGGCCAGCCGCTCGACGCGTTCAAGATCTGGGAGGGCGGCCTCGGCGTCTGGGGTTCGATCGCCGGGGGCGCGCTCGGAGCGTGGATCGCGTGCCGCCGGTCGGGGCTCCCGCTGATGGTCCTCGGTGACGTCGTCGCACCCGGCCTCGTCCTGGCGCAGGGCGTCGGGCGCTGGGGCAACTGGTTCAACAACGAGCTCTTCGGCCGCGAGACCTCGCTGCCGTGGGGCCTCGAGGTCCACCGGATGGGCGCCGACGGCCGGGCCGTCGACGTGGAGCCGGGCCTCTACCACCCCACGTTCCTCTACGAGTCGCTCTGGTGCATCGGGGTCGCGGTGCTGCTGATCGTCGCCGAGCGCCGGTGGCGGCTCGGCGGCGGGCGCGTCTTCGCGCTCTACGTCATGGGTTACACCGCCGGCCGCGGGTGGATCGAGCACCTGCGCATCGACGAGGCGCACCACGTGCTCGGGCTGCGGCTCAACGAGTGGACCGCGCTCGTCTGCTTCATCGGTGGCCTGATCTGGTTCCTCGCGCGCCGCGGAATCGCACCCGCCCGGCTCGAGTACACCGACGACGGCCGGATCGTCGTTCTCGACCCGGACGCGCAACCGGCCACCGAGGTCGACGACGACGAGGAGCCGGTGGCCGCGGAGCCGGCCACCGACGAGGAAGACCCCGAACAGCCGGGGCTGGCGTCGGCCGGGAAAACCGAAACCGAGGCGAAACCCGAGCGGGACTGA
- the gltB gene encoding glutamate synthase large subunit — protein sequence MTFSALPPAQGLYDPANEHDACGVAFVVDAQGRRSHRIVEQGITALANLDHRGAAGAEANSGDGAGLLLQIPDAFLREVVDFALPEAGAYVVGNTFLPADADARARAIELIERIAVDEGAKPLGWRTVPTDNDGADIGPTARAVEPHVAQFFFSDSVVGEEARTGLALDRVAFVVRKRVEHESRAAGVEVYFPSLSARTIVYKGMLTTSQLPLFFPDLLDPRVESAIALVHSRFSTNTFPSWPLAHPYRFIAHNGEINTVRGNRNWMRAREALLRSPQTTELFGGDIERVFPICTPGASDSATFDEVLELLHLGGRSLPHAVLMMIPEAWENNAAMDPKRRAFYQFHSTMMEAWDGPAAVCFTDGSLIGAVLDRNGLRPARWWKTKDDLVVLASEAGVLDIDPADVVAKGRLQPGRMFLVDTDAGRIVADDEIKAELANAEPYTEWLHAGLMNLSDLPDREHVTYGHESVQRRQQTFGYTEEDLRVLITPLARTAGEGLGSMGTDTPIAVLSNRSRLVFDYFSQLFAQVTNPPLDAIREEIVTAVSNAIGPEQNLLEPGPASCRLITLPFPVIDNDELAKIVHINEDGDKSGFQAVTVSGLYRVKDGAAGMKARLDQICQHVSEAIEDGARLIVLSDRDSTRDLAPIPSLLLTAAVHHHLVRERTRTQVGLIAESGDAREVHHVALLLGFGASAVNPYLAFESIEDMVSTGELAGLDPQKAIRNYVKGLGKGLLKVMSKMGVSTVASYAGAQIFEAIGLSQELVDKYFTGTTSTLGGIGLDTIAVEVETRHERAWPTNSTELAYRRLEVGGEYQWRREGEVHLFNPETVFLLQHATRSRQYEVFKKYTSSVDELAAKSGTLRGLFKLKTGERPPVPIDEVEPVSEIVKRFSTGAMSYGSISMEAHQTLAIAMNQLGGKSNTGEGGEDPERLYDPTRRSAIKQVASGRFGVTSEYLVNADDIQIKMAQGAKPGEGGQLPGHKVYPWIAKTRHSTPGVGLISPPPHHDIYSIEDLAQLIHDLKNANDAARVHVKLVAEIGVGTVAAGVSKAHADVVLISGHDGGTGAAPLTSLKHAGAPWELGLAETQQTLLLNNLRDRIVVQVDGQLKTGRDVVIGALLGAEEFGFATAPLVVSGCIMMRVCHLDTCPVGVATQNPVLREKFSGKPEFVVTFFEYIAEEVRQYLAELGFRSIDEAVGHAELLDVAGAVDHWKADGLDLSPIFAVPSLPEGASLKQTVQQDHGLDRALDNTLIQLCEGALLDGSPVKFEIPVRNVNRTVGTMLGSMVTRRYGGEGLPDGTIDLTFTGSAGQSFGAFVPRGITLRLLGDANDYVGKGLSGGRIVVRPAAAATFLPQENVIAGNTILYGATAGEVFLRGRVGERFCVRNSGATAVVEGVGDHGCEYMTGGTVVVLGPTGRNFAAGMSGGTAYVLDLDPVLVNTEMVDLEELSTDDAATLRALIGRHLDETGSTVAEGLLSDWSRHVRSFTKIMPRDYKRVLEATRQAQAAGRPVDEAIMEAARG from the coding sequence GTGACTTTTTCTGCGCTCCCCCCGGCTCAGGGACTGTATGATCCCGCGAACGAACACGACGCCTGCGGGGTCGCGTTCGTGGTCGATGCCCAGGGCCGTCGTTCTCATCGCATCGTCGAACAGGGCATCACCGCGCTGGCGAACCTCGATCACCGGGGTGCCGCGGGCGCCGAGGCCAACTCCGGTGACGGGGCCGGCCTCCTGCTGCAGATTCCGGACGCGTTCCTGCGCGAGGTCGTCGACTTCGCGCTCCCCGAGGCCGGCGCGTACGTCGTCGGCAACACCTTCCTTCCCGCCGACGCCGACGCGCGTGCCCGCGCGATCGAGCTGATCGAGCGCATCGCGGTCGACGAGGGTGCGAAGCCGCTGGGCTGGCGCACCGTTCCGACCGACAACGACGGAGCCGACATCGGGCCCACCGCCCGCGCCGTCGAGCCTCACGTCGCCCAGTTCTTCTTCTCCGACAGCGTGGTCGGCGAAGAAGCCCGAACCGGTCTGGCCCTCGACCGGGTCGCGTTCGTCGTCCGCAAGCGGGTGGAACACGAGTCCCGCGCGGCCGGCGTCGAGGTGTACTTCCCCTCGCTGTCCGCCCGCACGATCGTGTACAAGGGCATGCTGACCACGAGCCAGCTGCCGCTGTTCTTCCCCGACCTGCTCGACCCGCGGGTCGAGAGCGCGATCGCGCTGGTTCACTCCCGGTTCTCCACGAACACGTTCCCGTCCTGGCCGCTCGCCCACCCGTACCGGTTCATAGCCCACAACGGTGAGATCAACACCGTCCGGGGCAACCGGAACTGGATGCGTGCCCGCGAGGCGCTGCTGCGCTCCCCGCAGACCACCGAGCTCTTCGGTGGCGACATCGAGCGGGTCTTCCCGATCTGCACGCCCGGCGCGAGCGACTCGGCGACGTTCGACGAGGTGCTGGAGCTGCTCCACCTCGGTGGGCGGTCGCTGCCGCACGCGGTGCTGATGATGATCCCGGAGGCCTGGGAGAACAACGCCGCGATGGACCCGAAGCGGCGGGCGTTCTACCAGTTCCACTCCACGATGATGGAGGCCTGGGACGGCCCGGCCGCGGTCTGTTTCACCGACGGTTCGCTGATCGGCGCCGTGCTCGACCGCAACGGTCTGCGCCCTGCCCGCTGGTGGAAGACGAAGGACGACCTGGTCGTCCTCGCGAGCGAAGCCGGTGTCCTCGACATCGACCCCGCCGACGTCGTGGCCAAGGGTCGTCTGCAGCCCGGACGCATGTTCCTCGTCGACACCGACGCCGGCCGCATCGTGGCCGACGACGAGATCAAGGCCGAACTCGCCAACGCCGAGCCGTACACCGAGTGGCTGCACGCCGGTCTGATGAACCTGTCGGACCTCCCTGATCGTGAGCACGTCACCTACGGCCACGAGTCCGTTCAGCGCCGTCAGCAGACCTTCGGCTACACCGAAGAGGACCTGAGGGTTCTGATCACGCCGCTGGCGCGAACCGCCGGTGAGGGCCTCGGCTCGATGGGCACCGACACCCCGATCGCGGTGCTGAGCAACCGCTCCCGGCTGGTGTTCGACTACTTCAGCCAGCTGTTCGCGCAGGTCACGAACCCGCCGCTGGATGCGATCCGGGAAGAGATCGTCACCGCGGTCAGCAACGCGATCGGCCCCGAGCAGAACCTGCTCGAGCCCGGCCCGGCCTCGTGCCGCCTGATCACGCTGCCGTTCCCGGTCATCGACAACGACGAGCTCGCGAAGATCGTCCACATCAACGAGGACGGCGACAAGTCCGGCTTCCAGGCCGTCACCGTCTCCGGTCTGTACCGGGTGAAGGACGGCGCCGCGGGCATGAAGGCCCGCCTGGACCAGATCTGCCAGCACGTCTCCGAGGCGATCGAGGACGGCGCGCGGCTGATCGTGCTGTCCGACCGCGATTCCACCCGCGACCTGGCGCCGATCCCGTCGCTGCTGCTCACCGCGGCCGTGCACCACCACCTGGTGCGCGAGCGGACGCGGACCCAGGTCGGCCTGATCGCCGAGTCCGGCGACGCCCGCGAGGTGCACCACGTCGCGCTGCTGCTCGGCTTCGGCGCGTCCGCGGTGAACCCGTACCTGGCGTTCGAGTCGATCGAGGACATGGTCTCGACCGGCGAGCTGGCCGGGCTCGACCCGCAGAAGGCGATCCGCAACTACGTCAAGGGTCTCGGCAAGGGCCTGCTCAAGGTCATGTCGAAAATGGGCGTCTCCACCGTGGCGTCCTACGCCGGCGCGCAGATCTTCGAGGCGATCGGCCTCTCGCAGGAGCTCGTCGACAAGTACTTCACCGGCACGACGTCGACGCTCGGCGGTATCGGGCTCGACACGATCGCGGTCGAGGTCGAGACGCGGCACGAGCGGGCCTGGCCGACGAACTCGACCGAGCTGGCCTACCGTCGGCTCGAGGTCGGCGGCGAGTACCAGTGGCGTCGCGAGGGCGAGGTGCACCTCTTCAACCCGGAGACGGTGTTCCTGCTGCAGCACGCGACCCGGTCGCGGCAGTACGAGGTGTTCAAGAAGTACACGTCCTCGGTCGACGAGCTCGCGGCCAAGTCGGGCACGCTCCGGGGCCTGTTCAAGCTGAAGACCGGTGAGCGTCCCCCGGTGCCGATCGACGAGGTCGAGCCGGTCTCCGAGATCGTGAAGCGGTTCAGCACCGGTGCGATGAGCTACGGCTCGATCTCGATGGAGGCGCACCAGACCCTCGCGATCGCGATGAACCAGCTCGGCGGGAAGTCCAACACCGGCGAGGGCGGCGAGGACCCGGAGCGTCTCTACGACCCGACCCGGCGCAGCGCGATCAAGCAGGTCGCGAGCGGCCGGTTCGGCGTCACCAGCGAATACCTGGTCAACGCCGACGACATCCAGATCAAGATGGCCCAGGGCGCGAAGCCCGGTGAGGGTGGTCAGCTGCCCGGCCACAAGGTCTACCCGTGGATCGCCAAGACCCGGCACTCAACGCCGGGCGTCGGGTTGATCTCGCCGCCGCCGCACCACGACATCTACTCGATCGAGGACCTCGCCCAGCTCATCCACGACCTGAAGAACGCGAACGACGCCGCGCGGGTTCACGTCAAGCTGGTCGCCGAGATCGGGGTGGGCACGGTCGCGGCCGGTGTCTCCAAGGCCCACGCCGACGTCGTCCTCATCTCCGGCCACGACGGCGGAACCGGTGCCGCGCCGCTGACCTCGCTCAAGCACGCGGGTGCGCCGTGGGAGCTCGGCCTGGCCGAGACCCAGCAGACGCTGCTGCTCAACAACCTGCGCGACCGCATCGTCGTGCAGGTCGACGGCCAGCTCAAGACCGGTCGGGACGTGGTCATCGGTGCCCTGCTCGGCGCCGAGGAGTTCGGGTTCGCGACCGCTCCGCTGGTGGTCAGCGGCTGCATCATGATGCGCGTCTGCCACCTCGACACCTGCCCGGTGGGCGTGGCGACGCAGAACCCGGTGCTGCGTGAGAAGTTCAGCGGCAAGCCGGAGTTCGTCGTCACGTTCTTCGAGTACATCGCCGAAGAGGTCCGGCAGTACCTGGCCGAGCTGGGCTTCCGCTCGATCGACGAGGCCGTCGGCCACGCCGAGCTGCTCGACGTCGCCGGGGCGGTCGACCACTGGAAGGCCGACGGGCTCGACCTGTCGCCGATCTTCGCGGTGCCTTCGCTGCCGGAAGGCGCGTCGCTCAAGCAGACCGTGCAGCAGGACCACGGCCTCGACCGGGCGCTGGACAACACACTGATCCAGCTCTGCGAAGGCGCGCTGCTCGACGGTTCGCCGGTGAAGTTCGAGATCCCGGTGCGCAACGTCAACCGGACGGTCGGCACGATGCTCGGCTCGATGGTGACGCGTCGCTACGGCGGCGAAGGGCTGCCCGACGGCACGATCGACCTGACGTTCACCGGCTCGGCCGGCCAGTCGTTCGGCGCGTTCGTGCCCCGCGGCATCACGCTGCGGCTGCTCGGCGACGCCAACGACTACGTCGGCAAGGGTCTCTCCGGTGGGCGGATCGTCGTGCGCCCGGCGGCCGCGGCGACGTTCCTGCCGCAGGAGAACGTCATCGCCGGCAACACGATCCTGTACGGCGCCACGGCCGGTGAGGTCTTCCTCCGGGGCCGGGTGGGCGAGCGGTTCTGCGTCCGCAACTCCGGCGCGACCGCGGTCGTCGAGGGCGTCGGTGACCACGGGTGCGAGTACATGACCGGTGGCACGGTCGTCGTGCTCGGCCCGACCGGCCGTAACTTCGCCGCCGGCATGTCCGGCGGCACCGCGTACGTGCTCGACCTCGACCCGGTGCTCGTCAACACCGAGATGGTCGATCTGGAAGAGCTCTCGACCGACGACGCCGCGACGCTGCGCGCGCTGATCGGACGGCACCTGGACGAGACCGGCTCGACGGTGGCCGAGGGGCTGCTGTCCGACTGGAGCCGGCACGTCCGGTCGTTCACGAAGATCATGCCCCGCGACTACAAGCGGGTCCTGGAAGCGACTCGTCAGGCGCAGGCCGCTGGCCGTCCGGTGGACGAGGCGATCATGGAGGCGGCTCGTGGCTGA
- a CDS encoding VanZ family protein — MTVNVEPTAPRAIDRLRTKITRKPRSAQAAPEPAAEPAPKPLKGKYRRPWLRIGPLLLLLVYLAILAAITLGPGDPEAAAGAGASDNYTPFAEINRSLADGSLRSLAQVVGNALLFVPFGILVPHSFPRLSIVTAVLAAATASAVVELVQLTHIAGRMFDIDDVILNVSGALFGGLLVATWRGVAALVRLVRR; from the coding sequence GTGACCGTGAACGTTGAGCCCACAGCGCCCAGGGCCATTGACCGACTGCGCACGAAGATCACCCGCAAGCCCCGCTCGGCGCAGGCCGCGCCGGAGCCGGCCGCGGAGCCGGCTCCGAAGCCGCTCAAGGGCAAGTACCGCCGCCCCTGGCTGCGGATCGGGCCGCTGCTGCTCCTGCTGGTGTACCTCGCCATCCTGGCCGCGATCACGCTCGGCCCGGGCGACCCCGAGGCCGCCGCCGGTGCGGGCGCGAGCGACAACTACACGCCGTTCGCCGAGATCAACCGCTCGCTGGCCGACGGTTCGCTGCGCTCGCTCGCGCAGGTCGTCGGCAACGCGTTGTTGTTCGTGCCGTTCGGCATCCTGGTGCCGCATTCGTTCCCCCGGCTGAGCATCGTCACCGCGGTGCTGGCGGCGGCCACGGCGTCGGCCGTCGTCGAGCTGGTGCAGCTCACCCACATCGCGGGCCGGATGTTCGACATCGACGACGTCATCCTCAACGTGTCCGGTGCGCTGTTCGGCGGATTGCTGGTGGCCACTTGGCGCGGTGTTGCCGCCCTGGTACGTCTCGTGCGGCGCTGA